TAAAAATGATGGGGTCAGAGTGATGCAGTCTGAAATTGAGGATCACATCGATATTTCGTGCAGTTCACCCAGCGCAAAGTGGGGTGCTGCCCCACCTCACGGCATAGTCTATCTAATCAGGCCAGTTCTATATGGAGTTGGTTGATCAGTTTGTAATGCTTCTTAAAAATATTAAGTTGCAGTCAACTGAAGTAGAGTATTCAAGTGGCTTGCAGGAAGTTTTCCTGTTTCTTCAGGAAGAATGAAATAATTATTTTATTATCTTAAGATAAGCTCGGCGACCTCTTTTTTTGCTGCAACAACATAGGAAATAAGCAAGTTTTCTTGATTGATATCTGTTAGATAATCAATGTCTTTGTGCATTTCTTTAATCAGGTTGAAATCACGAGTAGCAAGGTTAAAAGACCACAGTTGATTTTCGGGGTTAATTGAGTAGATTATGTTATCTTTGATAACGAATCGTTTTTCACCACCTTGTAAATACAGCTTATCGATGAGTTGATCTTCTGCAGGGCCGGGCTGCCAGAATCGGTTCATATGATCCATATAGATCAACTGGCCATTCTCACTTCTCTGTGCCCAGTTAATTGGTTTATCGATAATAAACCTGGGCTCAAGGGTATCCAGGTCTACCTCCGAAAATTTTGTTACCCCTTTAATTGTCAAAGATAACAACGCAGAATTATCAACACTATCCCACTGGAAGAGCTGGTCAACAGGCGCTTCTAGCGGAAAGCCTTCTACACGTCCATCCAGGAAAATTTTATTGAGTTTGTTATTGGCATTGGCCAGAATGCTTTGTCCATCTGCAGACCAATTGATACCGTAGATATTGGTATCAATTGGAAACTGGGAAAGCTGCTGTAAATTATGGCCATCGGTTACCCATACCTGATCTTCACCAGAGCGCCTGGAAGTAAATGCAATCAAGTCACCTCCGGGTTGGAAAATGCCGTCATCCTCCCCGGAAATCGATCGTGAGGTACTTGGATAGAGTTTGCTGACATCTTCTTCTGAAGGTGTATCGATTACTCCAGGCTGGCTAAGGGGAATTGAGGCAATGTCACTATCGTATTGCCCCTTAATAACCAGTGCTCTCTGTCCATTAGGATGAAAATCTGGTGAGCTAGCGGACTGGTCCAAAGGCAACTGAATTTTACTGACCTTGCCATCATAAGTGAGAGAGAAGAGGCGTCGTCCTGTACTAAAGATTAACTCATCCTCCATCGGTGAAAAGTTAGGGGAAATGGCTCTGTGTTGAGATATTTCATCTGGATAGTCAATCGGGTGGCTGGATAAAAGCGCCCCTTTGGAATCCAGCATATCGATATAAAGCTGGCCATCTTGGTGATGGCTGGTTACAGCTATTAATCCATCAGTGATTGAGTAATCAAAGTAGGCCAGATTTCCATTCTCCAGATCATAAAGGACTCGACTGGTATTATCCCTGACCGAATAGTTGATCAACCGCCAACGGTTAGTCTCTTTATGCAAAATAGCGAGATTATTGTTATTTAACCATACGGGGTTCTTAATGGCCGAGTTCTTACAGCGCATTAATACATTTGGCTGCTGTGGGCTGACTAATGCCTTTTGAAAATCCAGGCTTACAAGGTTGTAACAGGTATTCTGGGTTAGCGGTATGGTGCAGTCTTCTTCGGAAATAAATACCAGTTTCTTGCCATCTGGTGATAGTGTATGGCGGCCATAAGTACCCCATTCTGGAGTTAATTCCGTCTCCTTCTGGGTATGAATATTTCTGGCCCATATTTTATTAACACAGAGCTTATCTAGATAACGATTAAAAATAATATATTCACCATCTGGCGAATAAGAGGGGCCAAATTCTTTGCGGTCAGTTGCGGTTACTGCCTGTATTCGATCAAATACAAGCTGAGAGTTTTGCTCGGGCGGAGAGTATTTAAATATAACAAATACTAATAATACCAACCCGACAAGTGCAAAGATTGGAAATCGATTTGGTTTGATAGTCTGGGTTTGGTGGCTTGGATTAACCGGTTTTATATCTATTTCAGGCCTAGGGGAAGAAGGGGAGGGAGCTTCCTCTCTCGGTGCTGTCTTATCTTGTGGAATAGAATCATCATCTTGCCAAACAATATCGCATTCCAGGCTATAACCCTGTTTGGCGTGAGTTCTAATATAAGATTGCTGCTTTCGATCCTCGCCCAAGGCTTTTCTAAGTTGCGCAATACTTCTTTGCAGCGTATTTGGTGTAACTATTGTATCGGGCCAGACTTCAGATAGTAGCTCATCCTGGCTCACCACTTTTCGCTGATGCTTTGCCAAGTGGGTTAAGACGGCAAGGGCTTTTGGGGGGATAGTTTGCGATTGCTCACTTCGGGTGATCTGGTTTCTGGATAAATCGATAAAGAAGTCACCCACCCAATATTGTAAAGCCATTGATGTATCTACCTGAACAAAATTTGAGCTGAATTTTTGCCGTCGATACTAGCATAAACCCTGATTACATCTAAAGCGTGCCTTGTAACCCATTGATAAATAAGAACTTTATGCCAGCAGCGTAAAGTCATCCAAAAATCAGGAGCATTTCAGGCGTTTCACTGGCTCCTTGTTTAGATTGAGCGCTTCTCCGATCACATGTAACGGTATAAATACTGATATGAAAAAGCGTTTACTAGTCGCCTTTCTCCTGTTGCTGCCTATCGCTGCCCTTGAAGCAGGTGAGCATAAGGCCCTGGAGCTATCCACAATCCAAGTAATACCCATTCAAGACTCCAGCAGTAACAGAGAATACGAGCTGTTTATTAAGCTGCCCGAGAAATACGAGGAGAGTGATACTAAGAAGCATCCGGTTATTTACTATACAGATGCTTTATGGGCAGTTGAAATACTATCGGCCACTACTGAATACGCACTGGGAGATGCAATTTTGGTGGGTATTGGCTGGCAGAAAGATATGTCAGCTGATGAAAATGAATGGTCGAGTCGATATCGGGACTTTAAGCCAGCATTACCCTCAGATAATAAAGATAAAAAAACCTATAAAGGAGAGGCCCATCAGCATCTCGCCTTTATAAGAAATGACGTTATTAAGTATATCGAAAGCAATTACCGCGCGAATCCAGATAACCGTACTTATTTCGGTTACTCATTCGGGGGGCTCTTTGGGGTTTATGCCTTAATAAGCCAACCGGATACTTTTCAAAACTACATTATCGGTAGCCCATCAAGATTGATAGGCACTTATATGGATTCTCGGCTTGAATCAGAGCCTAACAAACCATTGATGGAACTACCCAAGCAAACAAATGTATTTATTGCTTACGGAGAATTAGAGAAGGAGCTGGGCGCTACGGTAGAAAGGTTCGTTAGTGAGTTAAAGGACCAAGAACTAGCTAACTTAACTCTGGAGCCGGTGGTTATCGAATCGGCGAATCACACTACAGCATTTCCAAAGACATCCGTGCGCAGTGTTTATTGGCTTGCCGATAAGCTGAAACACTAATCAATGGTATATCGAATCATATTAATTAAAAATTAAATTTTGGGATCTAAGATGATTATTAAAAAGCTAATCGCAATCGGCTTAATGTACGGCATAAGCGCCACTGCGGGCGCAGGAGACTTACATGCTCCAGAAATAAATATGGCCGACTATGGTAGTGACCTCACAGGCCTGGAGAGATCATTACCAATGCTTAAAAAAGCATTTATTGATACAGCCCCAGCGGATAGAAAAGATGGTATTCCTGTTGGTGAGATAGAGGCAATCAAAGAGAGCTTGCAACAGTTGGCTCAGGAAATAGCAGACAATCAACATACACCTTACGATAGCCTACTAATTGCCCAAAACAACAAACTGGTTTTTGAATCCTACTACTCTCTCGGCCGTGTCAATTTTCCTCACCCACAAGCCTCTGCCAGCAAGGCCTATACAGCCCTGGCAATTGGGCGGGCGATACAGTTAGGTTATTTGACTATGGAAGACTTGGACAAGCCTGTCACTTCCTTCCTGAAAGGATTGGATAGGAAGCAGCTTGTTAAAGGCGCAGACCTTGTCACACTGAATCATGCTATGAGCATGCAGTCAGGAATCCGTATTGCAGAGGAAAAACTCGCTGCCTTACTGGAAAACAAAGAACAGTTAACCGGGAAAAAGCTAGCCCAAATTTATTTAAGTCACAGTAAGCCGATCACTTCTGATTCGCAAACTTATTTATATCAAGGCTCAGACCCAATGATTGCAATGTTGGTTCTGGATGCCGTGGTTCCCGGTTCCGCCAGCGACTTTATTAAAAAGGAGCTACTGGAAAAGATGGGGATCGATATCTATCACTGGAAGGAAGCTGTTAGTGGAGTGCCCCAGGCAGGATCAAGAGCCATGATGACATCGCGCAGTATGGTTAAGTGGGGCACTTTGGTACTTAATAAAGGAAAATGGAACGGCCACCAGTTAATACCGGAGGCATATATTGCCAAGGCTACTGGTAAAGTTGCTATTCCCACAGATGATGAGTTTGACTATAGCAATTTTTCATACGGCTACTTCTTCTGGCGAACGCCTCTGAAGGTTGGCAACAAGAAATATATTGCAAAGTTTGGCTGGGGCGGTGGTGGCCAGTATGTGATCTCCATTGAAGATCTTGATTTGGTGATTGCGATCACCGGCCACAGAGATGATGACAAAACCTTGGGTTTGATAGAACAACGTATTCTGCCGGCCTTTGCATCGTCTGCATTAAGTGGTACAGCTGGGTAAGTTGCTACAATAATTGATCCTACCCAAATACTGTAGAAGTTTTCTGTCCAGTATTTAGGGCCTCTGGAATAAGGACGCTCTAAATACTGGACAGATTATTCGATTACATCAGGGTTTTGGTTGTTATAGCCCTTGGAGCAGTAGGGCCAAAGCAGGATTGTTAGGGCTCACTCTACTGGGAAAATTTGCTTTTTATCTCCCATTATCCCGCCCCTGCTGTTTTTTGATTCTCCTATAAATCTCTTCGCGGTGAACCGGTAAGGATTTGGGAGCGATTATGCCTACCCGTACTTGATTACCTTTAACTTCTAATATTGTGATTGAGACGTTTTCCCCAATCCTGAGGTTCTCGCCTGTACGGCGGTTTAAAATCAACATATTGGTTTCCTAATGAGACGCAAAGCATTGGCAAACCTCCCGCAACGGGAAGGCCAGGAAAGTAATATCGGTTGCGGGCATTAGGAGGGGCGCGAGAACGGTAGGCGTAAAAGAAGAAAAGGCGGGCGCTAGACTCCCAGTGCTTGGGGAATCGCCTCAGGTTACTGAATTTGCAACCTTTTATTGAAGACGAGTGGGTTTCTAGCGTACCATTCATGGAGCCATTTTGATAGGTTAGATATCAACTTGGTTAGCTGGCCCCGGGTGTTGCCGCACCTTGGGTCAGCGCCTTTTACTTACTCTTACGTCACGCTACCGTTCTCCTTTGGGAATGGGTCTTTTATAAAATTCTTGTTGTTCTTGTTTTATCTTGGGCTGTTGGCTTGTAGAAGCCGGTTTGATCACGGCCCAAAATATTGATAAATATCTATCGATTCTACGCAGCTTTGACGCTGAAGAAAACTTAATAAAATCCAATAAGATTATTTGGGCGCCTATATTTCTTATGAGTTCATTTTGCCGAATGGCAATTGCTCATTGAAAATGGAATCCAAAATAGTGATCATTTTAATGAGAACTATGAATCGTTAATCCTATTGGATTCTTCAATCCATTGTTGGTTAAAGCCTGCTCTTTTGGTATAGCCGATGAAAATATTCATTAGCTTTTCCATGCAATCCTCAAGATCCACTTTAAACTCTAATTCTTCGTCGGCCTGGTAATCTTTAGCTGCTTGGTCTGCCATGTCCCAGAAAAACTGGGTGAGCTTTCTGGCTTTGTTAGCGGAGGTGATATCATTTACTCCAAGTACGAGATCCTCGGCAAATTGATTTTCTAATTTTCTGGAATAATGTAATGCCACACCCTTGATAGTGGTTTCGTGCTCGCTAAACTCAATCATCGATTGCAAATATTAGGTTTTCATTTTACTCAATATACTAATTATCTTGTACGGATTAACTTTCCAATTGATTGTGCCACTAACGTACAAATTAGAAAGAGGTTAGGAGGTCTTTGTTGAATATAAGCCCCTTAAGGTCTAGCTCTTCTACTAAACTTTTGAACTTGTCTCCACAATAGAGCGCTGAACAGCGGTCAAACTTGCTCTTGAAAATTAGATTGTCTTTAACGCTACGTTCATCAAATCCTATGCTTTTCACTCCCATCCATAAATTATCCACAATGTCTGCTTCGCTTACACTTTTGTCCGCCTGCACAGTATTTAGGCAGTTGAAAACAAAATAAGTCTGATTGTTGATAGTGAGTGGTAAAAACTCCCCCAGTGAGCTGAGGTGGTTTTTCAGTTTGTCATAGGCATGCGGGGATAATACTAAGTTTGCGCCATTCCATGTTGTAATATCGGGGTTTGCATTGTTGTTAAGCCCGACGTCTACAAACTTTGCGCCTATATCTACCCAATAATCTTTAAGAGAGATATTGTCCCAGCTATAACTGTAGAACTCATCTTCACCCAGAGTTTCATCAAGAGTATCCCCAAGTTCTTCAAGGTCTAAATCTAAGTTATAGAAATCTGTGTAATTAAAGCTGATTTTATATGTCACTTCGGCCATCCCATTGTTCGTTTGGTTTCTTTAACACCTGCTCAGGTTGGGTGCCATTCATTAGGTGGGCTCTTAATATCGAGAGCTTAGTTCTAATCTCTGCCTCTGTTTTTAAATGTTGAATCTGACCATATACCCATCGTTCATAGTTGTGAGTATGGATACGGCTGTGAGGGACAGCACTTGGCATGGACCAGTGCCCGCGATCACTTTCATCACGGGGCATCCAAACTCCGTTGTCTGGATCATTAATTCTAATATCGTTCCTAAATAGAAGTAATCGAGCTTGCTTGGTGGTTGGAAGTTTTCCTTTGCCCTCTACCAAATGATGAGCTGTGAATCTAGGGCTAGGCTGAGCACGTCCAGCTAACCTGAGGTTTTCCTCTAATACCTTTGTTGGGTGATGCTCTTCTTCTTTATATTTTTTGCGTCTTTCCTTCTTAGATAAACTCTTATGCTCATCACGATATTTTTGAAGTTGACCATCAACAGATATCAAAGACATGATGCGGCCATATTCAAGATCTAGCAGCCTGCGAGCTTCCTTCAGGTCTTTCAATCGTTTTTCACGTTGTGCCTCAGTTTCATTAGGCACTTTACACTTACGATAGTGGTAGTTCTTACACCTTTGCTCGTACTGATAGATGGAAAGGTCGAGTGGCGATAACTCCCAAACCTCTGGGGTTACACGCTGTCCATGATCATATTCCACAACGTATCTCCGTATTACTACCACCCAAGAAATTTACATAATGCTGAATGGGCTAATCCTTTACCGGGATTTTATCAAGATTTGGATTCTTTCGAGTGAGAAATCCAGTCAATTTTTTGAGATTTCGGGTCTTTTAGGTTGTTAAAGCCTTTCTACATTAACCATATTAAAAATATAGTTAGGTGAATCCATGCGAAAGAGCCCTTAATCTACCGGCCAGTAAATCCGTACCAGCGGCATCAATGCCCGGCCTTCCAAATCGAAGTTTTCATAGTGGCTGACGATAAGATCGGCCAGGTCATCGAGATCCACTAGGGTGAGGGGAAAGGTGGAGCGGTCGGCTTCGTAGCGGGCTTCGCGGGTGAAGCCGCCAGTGCTCACGAATAGGCCGGAATCCCCTTCCCGCAGGGCGCCGATAAAGCCGCGTATGGCAGGCGCACCCATGGAGCCATCGCGATGTTTTACTTCCGCTTTAATGCGTGGCTGGGTAAGGCCCAGGCCGTCTGGAGATGCGATCACATCGACACCGCGATCAGGGCCCTTGGGGGACACCTTGGCCTTAAAACCCATTGCACGCAGTATCGCCGCAACCAGCTCTTCCATTTCTTCGGGCAGCAGTGCGGCGATTTTGTCTTTGATTAACTCATGGCTCTGGGCCACGGTTTCGTCTTTGAGCTGTGCGCTATCAGTTTCTGCGGCTTCGTCTTCCTGGGGCGTTAGCGTACGGCCTTCAAATATGGTTAAGAAGGCCTCTATGGTTTCTTGGCTCAGGGAGAAGAGGGTGAGGGTGGAGCCGAGGGAGTTTTTGGCTTTCTGGGGCAATTGGTCACGGCTGACTTTACCGAGCCATTCCACCTTACGCAGGTTGGCATAGTCACCGATAATATCTGGCTGGTAGAGGTATTCTCCTTTATCTACGCCCAACAGGTAGTTCCGGGTCTCCGGGTTGTAGCTCACAATATAATCGCCAGCGGTAATCTGATCGCGAAACTTCAGGATCATAGCGAGGGCATTGCCGGTAGCCGCAGGCTTGTCATTGCCGTAAATCTTGATGTATTCGTCCCGCAAGCGCTCGGTGCTTGAATACTGGCTTAGGTCTCCCAGCTGTGACCAACCGATTGCGGCAAAGCCTTTCTCGAAGTCTTCACTGTAAATACCACCGCGCCCGGCGCGGATCATCCATGCGTTGGTCATACTACGATTTCCCTATTGTCTAATTCTTTTAATTCGTTGGCCGTTCTGCTGTGCTCTTTGTATGGCTTGCGCAGGGGTAGTGGCTGAAGTGGCCGCTGTTAACATTCAACGCAAAAAAAGTTCCGTAGCGTCAAGAATAGCAGTATTTGCCAGTTGTAAATGAGTGGTTTGAGCTTTACTAAGTCTTTCTGTTAGCAGGTCGCAAAGAGATATTAGCTTATCGACCCTGGTGTTAATTCTGTATTGTTCGTGTAATGGTGGAACCGGAACTACAAATTTAGAGATATTACCCATGCTTAAATTTGCTCGTGCATTGTCTACCTGTTGGTCAAACATGTACCCTCTACAGGTCTCGCTGTTAAAAAATTTAAGTAAATATCTTTTGTTTATATGTTCATCAAAGATTCTGATAAGGCATACGGCTTGATTGATGTTGGCCAGAGATTCAATGTCGTAAACAGCAGTTCGGCCTATCGAGCCCCCAACGATGTTCATTAATATATCGCCTTTCCTTAAAATGGACCGAGGTTCGAGATCATTAAACTTTTTTTCTACATATTTCTTCTTGTCTAGGAGAAGCTTATTTACGCCTACATTTTCACTTGTGATGAAAAGAATATCATCTGAATTTTCTGTGTAAGCCACACCTTGCCATTTAGGGGAGGAGCCTTTTGTAATGAGATGAGATAGGGCTTCAAGCCTTACCCATTCCCACCCTCGAGGTAAATCAAACGGCTTTTCCTCATTGCGAATCTTCGGCAAAGGCTTTTGCTTCTTAATCTTCTTTTCTTTAATCAGCTCTGCCTTCTCCGCTGCAATCCGCTCTAGCAATGCACTCGCTGGTTCGTCGTTGGGATCTTGGGGTACCAGTTTGCCCATTACGGCCAGTTGCAGGATGGTTTGCTTGAGTTGTTCTACGGCGTAGTCGGTGGTGATTAGGGTGTCGAAGTGTTCGCTCAGGCGGGCCCAGTTTTGCTTGAGTTCTTCGGCGTCTTGGGCGCTGGTTAGGGTTGCCAGCAGGGTATCCACCAGCTGTTGATGGGCGTCCAGGCTGGCTTCGGTTTGCTGCTCCAGCTGGTCGCAGAGGGCCATTAGTTCGTTAACTTTTGTAACGATTCTCTCTTGCTCATTTAGAGGTGGAATAGCAATAGTTGTATTTCTAAGCTGGCTCTTGTTGATTGAAGCTAAGTTTGTAGTTTGTTTACTTGATCCGGCGAAGTAGTCTCTTGAAGGTTTTGAATTGAGGTACTTTTCGAGCCATTCTGCATCCAACTCATTCCCTATTATACGGGCTTTGAATACGTGGTTTTGATGCGCCATGTATTCAGATCTAACTTGCCAAATTGCAGTGCGTCCCACTTTGTCCCAATCACCGCCTTCTGTAATAAGTAGATCGCCGTATTGCACTTGATATTTTTTTATTTCTTCCTTAGCAATTTCAATTTCTTTTATTTCTTCTAGTGCTAACTTGCTACGCTGAACATTAGCCACACGTAAATAAGGAACGATAACCGTTTCTTTGCCGGCGAACTTCCTGCCTTTGGTTATTCCACTACCAATCTCGACGATCTCATCAAATCGTATCCATGACCAGCTATTAGGCAGCTCAAAAGGTTCTTCATTACTGGAAATATTAGGTAAAGAATTCCGCTTCTTAGTACTCTTACCTGTCATCAACTGTGCTTTCTCAGCAGCAACCCGCTCCAACAACACACTAGCCGGCTCATCATTCGGATCTTGCGGCACCAACTTACCGCGTACGGCTAGCTCCAGAATCAGCTCGCGCAGTTTCCTAATGCCGTACAGCTCTCTTTTGCTATTGCTGCCACGGCCCTGGGTTTTCTTGGCTTTAACCGCAGAGGTCCAAAGTTCCAAGTTCTCAGTAATTAATTTTTCCGCACTCATTGCTGTTAACCCTCGCTCTGGCCGGTAAGGGCTTCGCATAAGATACCTTTCAGCTGGTCGCGCAACTTCTGGATCTCCGCCTGCTGCTTGCTGTACTGGGCCAGTAGGGCATCGGGGTCGTGGCTGATTTCCTCTTCCTGGTGGGGGTTTTTAATATCCAGGTTGTAATTGCGCTCGATAATCTCATCGATACTCACCTGCCAGGCGTTCTCGTTGGCCTGGCGGTTTTTGCGCTTGAGCTTGGTTTTCTGGCGTTTGCCCTCGCCCCACCAGTCGGCACACTCATCGAAATGGGCCAGCTGCATGGGTTTGGTTTTATTAAAGGCTTTTACCCCTTCGGGCAGGGGCACTTCGTAGTACCAAATATCCTTGGTGGGTGTGCCTTTCTCAAAAAACAGGATATTGGTCTTGATACTGGTGTAGGGGGCAAATACCGATTTGGGCAGGCGCACAATGGTGTGCAGGTTGCACTCTTCCAGCAGCATTTTCTTGATTTTGGTTTTTACACCTTCGCCAAACAGGGTGCCGTCTGGCAGTACTACGGCGGCGCGGCCCTTGTTTTTTAATACTTCGACAATCAGCTGCAAAAATAGGTCGGCGGTTTCTCGGGTCTGCATTTCGGCGGGGAAGTTTTTCTCGATACCGTCTTCCTCGGTACCGCCGAAGGGTGGGTTGGAGACCACCACATCGATATCTTCATCCCAACTGGATAGGGGCTTGCTGAGGGTATTGCCGTGCTTGATTTGCACCGGCACTTCTATGCCGTGCAGCAACATATTGGTGGTACACAGCAGGTGCGGTAGCTGTTTTTTCTCTACGCCCCGGATTTGCTCTTGTAGGGTCAGCTGGTCTTCGGCGGTTTTTACGTAGTTGTTCTCTACGTGGTCGAAGGAGCAGGCGAGGAAGCCGCCGGTGCCGCAGGCGGGGTCGAAGATGGTTTCCCCCAGTTGTGGATCGATCATCTGCACAATAAAGCGGGTCACGGCGCGGGGGGTGTAGAACTCCCCGGCGTTGCCGGCGCTCTGCAAGTCTTTCAGGATCTGCTCGTAGATATCGCCAAACAGGTGGCGTTCGCTGGAGTCGGTAAAGTCGATTTCGTTGAGCTTGTTGATCACCTGGCGCAGCAGGGTGCCGTTCTTCATATAGTTGAAGGCGTCATTGAACGCCTCCTTGACGACAAAGCCCCGGGGGTTGCTGCTGATCGGCGCCGATAGGCCCTTGAGCTTGGGGAACAACTGTTCGTTGACGAACTCCAGCAGTTCATCGCCGGTAATCCCCTGGCTGTCGGCGGCCCAGCTGCGCCACAGGTATTTTTTGGGAATAGGGGCCCGGTAGTCGTCCTGCTCAAACTCCAGTTCCTCTTCCTGGGCATCAAAGATTTTCAGGAACAGCAGCCAGGACATCTGCCCGAGGCGCTGGGCATCGCCATCGACGCCGGCGTCTTTTCGCATAATATCTTGGATAGATTTGATGACAGTGCTGACGGACATAGTACTTCTCAATCGTAAATGGCTGCGCTCGTTGGCTGAGCGCAGCTGGGGTATTTGTGTGG
This DNA window, taken from Microbulbifer sp. GL-2, encodes the following:
- a CDS encoding winged helix-turn-helix domain-containing protein, producing MALQYWVGDFFIDLSRNQITRSEQSQTIPPKALAVLTHLAKHQRKVVSQDELLSEVWPDTIVTPNTLQRSIAQLRKALGEDRKQQSYIRTHAKQGYSLECDIVWQDDDSIPQDKTAPREEAPSPSSPRPEIDIKPVNPSHQTQTIKPNRFPIFALVGLVLLVFVIFKYSPPEQNSQLVFDRIQAVTATDRKEFGPSYSPDGEYIIFNRYLDKLCVNKIWARNIHTQKETELTPEWGTYGRHTLSPDGKKLVFISEEDCTIPLTQNTCYNLVSLDFQKALVSPQQPNVLMRCKNSAIKNPVWLNNNNLAILHKETNRWRLINYSVRDNTSRVLYDLENGNLAYFDYSITDGLIAVTSHHQDGQLYIDMLDSKGALLSSHPIDYPDEISQHRAISPNFSPMEDELIFSTGRRLFSLTYDGKVSKIQLPLDQSASSPDFHPNGQRALVIKGQYDSDIASIPLSQPGVIDTPSEEDVSKLYPSTSRSISGEDDGIFQPGGDLIAFTSRRSGEDQVWVTDGHNLQQLSQFPIDTNIYGINWSADGQSILANANNKLNKIFLDGRVEGFPLEAPVDQLFQWDSVDNSALLSLTIKGVTKFSEVDLDTLEPRFIIDKPINWAQRSENGQLIYMDHMNRFWQPGPAEDQLIDKLYLQGGEKRFVIKDNIIYSINPENQLWSFNLATRDFNLIKEMHKDIDYLTDINQENLLISYVVAAKKEVAELILR
- a CDS encoding alpha/beta hydrolase — encoded protein: MKKRLLVAFLLLLPIAALEAGEHKALELSTIQVIPIQDSSSNREYELFIKLPEKYEESDTKKHPVIYYTDALWAVEILSATTEYALGDAILVGIGWQKDMSADENEWSSRYRDFKPALPSDNKDKKTYKGEAHQHLAFIRNDVIKYIESNYRANPDNRTYFGYSFGGLFGVYALISQPDTFQNYIIGSPSRLIGTYMDSRLESEPNKPLMELPKQTNVFIAYGELEKELGATVERFVSELKDQELANLTLEPVVIESANHTTAFPKTSVRSVYWLADKLKH
- a CDS encoding serine hydrolase, whose amino-acid sequence is MIIKKLIAIGLMYGISATAGAGDLHAPEINMADYGSDLTGLERSLPMLKKAFIDTAPADRKDGIPVGEIEAIKESLQQLAQEIADNQHTPYDSLLIAQNNKLVFESYYSLGRVNFPHPQASASKAYTALAIGRAIQLGYLTMEDLDKPVTSFLKGLDRKQLVKGADLVTLNHAMSMQSGIRIAEEKLAALLENKEQLTGKKLAQIYLSHSKPITSDSQTYLYQGSDPMIAMLVLDAVVPGSASDFIKKELLEKMGIDIYHWKEAVSGVPQAGSRAMMTSRSMVKWGTLVLNKGKWNGHQLIPEAYIAKATGKVAIPTDDEFDYSNFSYGYFFWRTPLKVGNKKYIAKFGWGGGGQYVISIEDLDLVIAITGHRDDDKTLGLIEQRILPAFASSALSGTAG
- the csrA gene encoding carbon storage regulator CsrA, whose translation is MLILNRRTGENLRIGENVSITILEVKGNQVRVGIIAPKSLPVHREEIYRRIKKQQGRDNGR
- a CDS encoding AHH domain-containing protein → MEYDHGQRVTPEVWELSPLDLSIYQYEQRCKNYHYRKCKVPNETEAQREKRLKDLKEARRLLDLEYGRIMSLISVDGQLQKYRDEHKSLSKKERRKKYKEEEHHPTKVLEENLRLAGRAQPSPRFTAHHLVEGKGKLPTTKQARLLLFRNDIRINDPDNGVWMPRDESDRGHWSMPSAVPHSRIHTHNYERWVYGQIQHLKTEAEIRTKLSILRAHLMNGTQPEQVLKKPNEQWDGRSDI
- a CDS encoding restriction endonuclease gives rise to the protein MTNAWMIRAGRGGIYSEDFEKGFAAIGWSQLGDLSQYSSTERLRDEYIKIYGNDKPAATGNALAMILKFRDQITAGDYIVSYNPETRNYLLGVDKGEYLYQPDIIGDYANLRKVEWLGKVSRDQLPQKAKNSLGSTLTLFSLSQETIEAFLTIFEGRTLTPQEDEAAETDSAQLKDETVAQSHELIKDKIAALLPEEMEELVAAILRAMGFKAKVSPKGPDRGVDVIASPDGLGLTQPRIKAEVKHRDGSMGAPAIRGFIGALREGDSGLFVSTGGFTREARYEADRSTFPLTLVDLDDLADLIVSHYENFDLEGRALMPLVRIYWPVD
- a CDS encoding restriction endonuclease subunit S, with protein sequence MSAEKLITENLELWTSAVKAKKTQGRGSNSKRELYGIRKLRELILELAVRGKLVPQDPNDEPASVLLERVAAEKAQLMTGKSTKKRNSLPNISSNEEPFELPNSWSWIRFDEIVEIGSGITKGRKFAGKETVIVPYLRVANVQRSKLALEEIKEIEIAKEEIKKYQVQYGDLLITEGGDWDKVGRTAIWQVRSEYMAHQNHVFKARIIGNELDAEWLEKYLNSKPSRDYFAGSSKQTTNLASINKSQLRNTTIAIPPLNEQERIVTKVNELMALCDQLEQQTEASLDAHQQLVDTLLATLTSAQDAEELKQNWARLSEHFDTLITTDYAVEQLKQTILQLAVMGKLVPQDPNDEPASALLERIAAEKAELIKEKKIKKQKPLPKIRNEEKPFDLPRGWEWVRLEALSHLITKGSSPKWQGVAYTENSDDILFITSENVGVNKLLLDKKKYVEKKFNDLEPRSILRKGDILMNIVGGSIGRTAVYDIESLANINQAVCLIRIFDEHINKRYLLKFFNSETCRGYMFDQQVDNARANLSMGNISKFVVPVPPLHEQYRINTRVDKLISLCDLLTERLSKAQTTHLQLANTAILDATELFLR
- a CDS encoding N-6 DNA methylase; the protein is MSVSTVIKSIQDIMRKDAGVDGDAQRLGQMSWLLFLKIFDAQEEELEFEQDDYRAPIPKKYLWRSWAADSQGITGDELLEFVNEQLFPKLKGLSAPISSNPRGFVVKEAFNDAFNYMKNGTLLRQVINKLNEIDFTDSSERHLFGDIYEQILKDLQSAGNAGEFYTPRAVTRFIVQMIDPQLGETIFDPACGTGGFLACSFDHVENNYVKTAEDQLTLQEQIRGVEKKQLPHLLCTTNMLLHGIEVPVQIKHGNTLSKPLSSWDEDIDVVVSNPPFGGTEEDGIEKNFPAEMQTRETADLFLQLIVEVLKNKGRAAVVLPDGTLFGEGVKTKIKKMLLEECNLHTIVRLPKSVFAPYTSIKTNILFFEKGTPTKDIWYYEVPLPEGVKAFNKTKPMQLAHFDECADWWGEGKRQKTKLKRKNRQANENAWQVSIDEIIERNYNLDIKNPHQEEEISHDPDALLAQYSKQQAEIQKLRDQLKGILCEALTGQSEG